The Parolsenella catena region ACCTATGATCGCGAAGCGTCGCGGGTCAGCGTGGAAACTAACCAATGTCACGCAGTCGCAGGCTCGGCATCCATCGGGTGTCGGGCCTTTTTCATACCCACTCACCACCATGGGGGCGCGATGGTCACACGTCAGGCGATGCTCGATATGGCTCTTAGGTACGACACGTCGATGAGCCGCGCGATGCTCAGAGCCCTCGGCCACGACGCGCCCGAGACGCGCCGCCGCCCGTGCCCCGTCGCCCGCGTCGGGGCAACCGCCCGCGACGCCCGGCGCTACCGCGCGATGCGGTGGTGCTTCGAGAACCACGGAAGCCCGATGCGCTAGCCGTGGCGACGAAGTCACGCTACGCCAACGGCCACGCGCGGCGGCAGGTGCGCGCCTGGCTCAGGGCACAGGGGCTGCCGTGCCACATCTGCGGCAGGCCCATCGACTACTCGCTGCCGGCGGGCGACCCCATGAGCTTCGAGGTCGACGAGATCGTCCCGGTTTCCAAGGGCGGCTCGCCCATCGACCGCGGCAACGTCGCGGCCGCGCACCGCATCTGCAACGAGCGCAGAGGCAACAAGAGCATTACCGATATGAGGTCTGCAATGGGGCCAAGGCCCTGCGACGTCGGGTGCAGGACCAGCAGGAGCTGGTGACCCAGGGGGCATACCCCTCCCATGGGCCGAAAGGCTCGCCCGCCGGCATTGCGCCTTTTTTTCACCCGATGTTCCAGCTTACCCAGAGGAAAGGGGACGGAGGCGAACGGAGATGGGCAAGGTCCGCAAGCTCAGCCCCTCGGAGCGCCGGGACATCGTGAGGATGTTCCCGCAGCTAGGGGTAACGGAGACCGCCCGCCGCATAGGCTGCTCCAAGTCGACGGTGCAGCGCGTCTGGGCCTCCGACGGCCCTCCGGAGGACGATGCCCAGAGAAGCGGCCCGAGACCCCCTGGCGGAGCCGAGCCGCAGACGAGAGCCGAGAGGCTCGTCGAGCTGCGCGGGATCCTCCGCGCAGCCATGAACGACGCCCCGCCGCAGGCGGTCGCCGGGCTCGCGAGGGAGTACCGCGCGACCATGGACGAGATTGAGAGGATGGAGGGCGGGGATGGCGGGGACAGCGTCGGGCGCGCCCTCGACTCCATCGCCGAGCGCATCGCGGCGAAGATGCCCGCCCCGTAGGCATGTGCAGTCGCCGCGAGGCCGCGCCGACATGCTGGACGAGGTGCTGGACTTCGCGGCGCTCATCGGCTACGGGGTGGGCGAGTGGCAGATGACCCCGCTCGCGGACTGGTCGCGCATAGACTCCCGCGGCAAATGGGTTCACAGGCGCTGCGGGCTGAGCGTGCCGCGGCAGGCCGGGAAGTCGCACGACGCGATCATATGGGTCGCCTTCCTCGTGCTCATCATGGGCTACTCGGTGCTGTGGACCGACCACAACTACTCGACCACCTGCGAGATGCTCGCGCGATTCCGCAAGATCCTCGGGAAGCGCGCCGGCGACCCCGACGCCCCGCGCGCCATAAACCGCCGCGTCAAGGACGCGAAGTCGAAGACTGCCCAGGAGAGCTTCGAATTCACCAATGGTGGCGTGCTGTGCTTCAGCACGCGCACCGATTCCGCCTCGCTCGGCTACAGCTTCGACGTGATCGTCTACGACGAGGCCCAGCTCCTCACAAAGGCGCAGGCCCAGACCCTGAACCCCACCACGACCCACTCTCCGCACAAGAACTCCCAGCTCATATACGTCGGCACGCCGACCCGCGCCGGCAGCGCCGCGGACCGCTTCGTCGAGCTGAGGGCCGAGGCGTGGTCTGACGCGCCGGACGACGACCTCTGTTGGCTCGAGTACGGGGCCGACGAGGTCGGGGACCCGATGGACGAGTCCAGGTGGTACGGGGTCAACCCGTCGCTCGCCGAGGGCCTAGTGGAGATAGAGGACGTGCGCACCGGCGTGCGCGGCATGAAGGGCGACACGCTGGGAATCGCGCAGGAGTACCTGGGCTACTGGCTGCCGCCCCAGGAGCAGGTCGAGCCGCCGCTCATCGGCGAGGACCTGTGGAGGGAGACCGAGATAAACCCCAGCGCCGCCGCATCCATGCCGCTCGGCAAGGTCGCGTTCGGCGTGAAGTTCAGCTCCGACGGCTCGTCGGTCTCGGTCGCGGTCGCCGCCGAGGGGCCAAGGTGCCCCCACGTCGAGCTGCCGTTCTGCGAGCCGACGTCCAAAGGGATCATGCAGCTCGTCGCATGGCTCGCGGTCAGGGCGTCGATGGCCTGCTCGGTCTGCGTCGACGGCAAGAGCGGGGCCGGCCTGCTGTGCAGCGAGCTGGAGGAGCTCGGCGTCCCAAAGGGCTACGTCATCAGGCCAACCGCCGCCGACGCCGTCACCGCAGCCTCGCTCGTCCACGACGCCGCCCGCGCGGGCAGGCTCACCCACATCCCGTGCCCAGCCCTGGACCTGTCGGCCGCGACGTCCACGAGGCGCGCCATCGGCCATGCCGGGGGCTGGGGGTTCGGCGGGGAGAACTCGTCGCCCATAGAGGCGGCGGGGCTCGCGCTGTTCGCCCTCTCGTCATCAAGAAGGACTCCAGGAAGGAAGGCGACCGTCCATTGATTTCCATCCCCTACGCCGCCGCGGCCGCGGACGGGCTTCTCGACGAGGACCGCGAGACGGTCCTCAGCCTCCTCAACTGCTGGCAGAGGCACTACGGCGGCAACCTCCTGCGCTCCGACTACTACGAGGCGCGGAACATGCTCAAAGACCTCGGCATCGCCGTCCCGGACTCCCTTCGCGACCTCGAGGTCGCGTGCGGCTGGGGCTACAAGTGCGTGGAGGTCATGCGCGACCACATCGCCTTCGACGGGTTCACCTGCCAGGACGACGAGGACTTCGACAGGCTCCTGTCCGCCGTCGCCAGGCGCAACAACATGGCCACGAGGGTCGGCAAGGCGGTGAACTCGGCCCTCAAGTACTGCTTCTCCATGCTCGTGGTGACGGCCGACGACGAAGGCCACGCCCGAATCTCGGCTTACCCCCCGACCCTGTGCACCGGCATCTGGGACGACGTCCACGAGCGGCTCTCCGCGGGGATGTTCGTGGTCTCGTTCGCCAAGGAGCGCGGCGTTCCCACGAACCGCCCGGACTGGGTGAACGTCATGCTGCCCGACCGGATGGTGCGCATCCGGGAGGTGCGCCGCAACGAGTGGGCCGCAGAGTACGTCGAGCACGGCCTGGGCGCCGTGCCCATGTTCGTCATGCCGCACAACCCCGACGACGACCGGCCGTTCGGCGTGTCGCGCATCAACCACGAGGTCCGCTGGCTCATCGACTGCGCCATGCGCGCCAACGTCAACGAGGAGGTCGCCGCCGCGTTCGCCGCGTCGACGCAGAAGTACCTGCTCGGAACCGACGGGGACGCCTTCGCCGACAAGAGCAAGTGGAGCGCCTTCATAGGCTCCATCTTCGAGGTCACGAAGAACTCCGACGGTGACATACCGCAGTTCGGCCAGCTCACCCAGCCGAGCATGCAACCAATGACCGAGCACTTCTCAAACCTCTGCAAGCGCATGAGCGCGGCCACCGGCATCCACGTCGGCCAGTTCGGCATCATGAGCGACAACCCGAGCT contains the following coding sequences:
- a CDS encoding HNH endonuclease translates to MATKSRYANGHARRQVRAWLRAQGLPCHICGRPIDYSLPAGDPMSFEVDEIVPVSKGGSPIDRGNVAAAHRICNERRGNKSITDMRSAMGPRPCDVGCRTSRSW
- a CDS encoding helix-turn-helix domain-containing protein codes for the protein MGKVRKLSPSERRDIVRMFPQLGVTETARRIGCSKSTVQRVWASDGPPEDDAQRSGPRPPGGAEPQTRAERLVELRGILRAAMNDAPPQAVAGLAREYRATMDEIERMEGGDGGDSVGRALDSIAERIAAKMPAP
- a CDS encoding phage portal protein gives rise to the protein MISIPYAAAAADGLLDEDRETVLSLLNCWQRHYGGNLLRSDYYEARNMLKDLGIAVPDSLRDLEVACGWGYKCVEVMRDHIAFDGFTCQDDEDFDRLLSAVARRNNMATRVGKAVNSALKYCFSMLVVTADDEGHARISAYPPTLCTGIWDDVHERLSAGMFVVSFAKERGVPTNRPDWVNVMLPDRMVRIREVRRNEWAAEYVEHGLGAVPMFVMPHNPDDDRPFGVSRINHEVRWLIDCAMRANVNEEVAAAFAASTQKYLLGTDGDAFADKSKWSAFIGSIFEVTKNSDGDIPQFGQLTQPSMQPMTEHFSNLCKRMSAATGIHVGQFGIMSDNPSSAQAIYAENEPLILKCKSFIREAKAALARAATAALATELGCSYEEAEDACAVSVHFLNPAMPTLAQQTDSSIKLAAAVEGFAGTPTFWRLNGLDDDEVRTVVSEVRRNVTKAAALDLMAGVRQAAADD